The genomic stretch CTCCGCGGCGGCGTCGACGACGGTCTGCACCAGGGACGACCACTGGAGGCCGTCAGCAGTGCCGGTGTTGCGAGCGGAGCAGTTGCGGCGAACCTGGccctggtcgccggtgagcaccttGATCTGGCCCATCTTGACCATGGACACGCCAAACTGGTCGAAGAAGTCGCGCTGGCTGCGCGCGAAGC from Triticum dicoccoides isolate Atlit2015 ecotype Zavitan unplaced genomic scaffold, WEW_v2.0 scaffold142864, whole genome shotgun sequence encodes the following:
- the LOC119343835 gene encoding cationic peroxidase SPC4-like, coding for VNLVNWEGLFVSDQDLFTNATTRPIVERFARSQRDFFDQFGVSMVKMGQIKVLTGDQGQVRRNCSARNTGTADGLQWSSLVQTVVDAAAESLGF